The genome window TCACTTCATAATTTCTTTGGGGCGGTAAGTCGCGAACTTACCTCAATTGAAGGTCTTGATAATTTAGATACAAGCGAGGTCACTGATATGAGTGACTTGTTTAATGGTTGCATATATGTGGAACATATTGACACTCATAATTTCAATACCAGCAAAGTGACTAATATGAAAGGGATGTTTAGTTCTTGTCGATCCGAAACTGAACTAGACCTTCGAAACTTTGATACCAGTAACGTAACTGACATGTCAATGATGTTTTACTATAGCCCTTCATTTAAAAAGATCGATGTGTCGAGCTTTAACACTAGTAAAGTTACCACCATGTCTTTGATGTTTAGTACCTGTTATGGACTTGAAGATCTTGACGTTAGTGGATTTGACACCAAAAATGTGATTTGGATGAATGAAATGTTTGGTTCATGTAAGGAGTTAAAACAAATTGACGTGAGCCATTTCGATACCAGTAAAGTCATTAATATGTTTTTGATGTTTGAAAACTGCGTCAAACTTGAAAGCCTGGATTTAAGAAGTTTTGATACGGCAAACGTCACAGACATGGGCTTTATGTTCGCCGCAGACCTCGAAATCAAAAGCATTAAATTTAGTGATAAATTCGTAACTGACAAAGTAACTAACATGTATTCAATGTTTGGATACTGCACGAAATTAACCGAACTCGATTTACACAATTTTGATACTAGAAATGTAACTTATTACACTGGTCCTGGTGTTTCTAAGGGAGTTGGTCAAATGTTTGATCACGACGCGATGCTTTGGAAGTTAACTCTTGGACCTAATACAAAACTGAACATGTATGCTGGTCAAAATTGGGGTTCAATTTTGCTTCCCAATCCAGCGCCAGGAGATTTAATCAAAGATTCCGAGCATCCGGCAGCGCATTTCTACTGTACTGCGGCAAATTGGCGGGAAGTTGGTAGTGGAAGCGACCACAGTCCATTAGGGGACGTAAAAACTGCCGCTGATATTAGTGCTGAATCAATGACACGTACTGACACACGGACTTACGTTTGGGAGCAAAACGGAGGAGCACTGACAATTACGAATTCGAACGACCAAATTGATTTTGGAACTAAGCTCCTGAAAGATCAGACTGCAAGTTATACTAGTAATGAACAAAATTTAACTGTTAGTGACACTAGAAGTTATCACGACAACAAAACTTGGCGGGTAGAAGCCCAAGCAGAGCCGTTAGCAAGCGTCGATGATCCTACAAGAATAATTAGAGGCAATCCGTTATGGTATCAGGACGCAAGTAATTTATATAATTTAAATAGTCCTGTGATCATCGATCAAGGAACGAGCAATGGCAACGACTATGAATACTCCAAAACAATTCCGTGGAACCTGCTTTTAAAAGTCCAAAGACTAGACATTCCCGGTGGTGGTCGTTATAACAGCAACGTAATATTTACTCTCATTGATACAAGTGGAATTTAAGCTCTAATCAATTCGCCCTAAGAGCCTGTTTTAAGCTCAACTGAACTCTTAGGATCCGCTAGAAATTTGATTTTGACCTGTTCTTTTCTCGGATCATGCAGACCTTATCCTTGAAGTGGCTTCTTGGTTACAAAACTAATGATGTATTTACCCAGACCTTGAGCTGGCGTCAGATAATCATTATTGGCGATTCGTCCCTTTTCCGATCTCTGATAGTCTTCATCCATACCACGATAAGGTTCGGTAACTAGACGGGCTTGCAGCTGATCAGCAGACAAGCTCTTTCCTTTAATGGTGATCTTCTTAACCTTCGTGACCGATTAAAACGCTTTAATCCCATTTTGCGGTTGATCTGTATTATTCCGATAGTCAAAAATAAACCTAAATCCTTCAAGATCCTTTTTCAGATTCTGAGGATCAACAACGATCGTATATAATTCAGGCCCATAAATTGTAAAATTTCCGGCAGAAGTCTGAAGCTCATTCATTGACGATCCTGAATATACTTCATTAGTTTCCTGATAGGAATAAGTGCCAGCTTTGATTTTGTCCTTAACTGCTAAATCATAATTTTCTTGTTTTGGATCATGAACCTTCTTTGAGTTAGTGCTGCTAGATTTAATATTTTTTTGTTGAGTACAACCGGTGAGTAAAACCGCTGCAGCCAGTAAAATCAACATCCGGATTTTGTTAATTGACATCTTCTTCCTATTCCGTTTTTTGGTACTTTCCAGTCTTCACCATTTCATTTACTGCTTGTTCGAACAATTGATCTTCCGCTTTCATCCTATTGTAAGAATCGATTCTTCCCTGTGAGGGTTCATCAGGTCTAAATATTATACGTTGCACCTACACAAAATCCATCTGCTAACCCCTTCACTGGCATCGTCAAAAGGATTTCATCACCTGGTGCTGCGGGGTCATAATCATTAGTCTGGATCAATGTATATTGTTCTAACTGCGCAGGAATAAAAGATTTCTGCTGGTAGGCTTCATAGTAAACTGAATTCTTTATTTTACCGCCGTCTGCTTCAATATCAGCAAATGTTCCCTCTTTGGATCGATCGCCATCATAAACTTTTTCAATAAAAACTCTGTAATGCGTGCGGGGAAAGTTTGCGTCAACGTTGTAACTAGTCTTTGTAATCAAACCACAAAATGTAATCATTGAAATCTTTTGATCTTCGGGCATTGAAATTCCGCAAAAGTCTTCTTTCATCCCTCCGCCAGATTGACGTGTGACCCCTTTTAAATCCTCTTCAAATTTAGGTCGATTCTTCTCAGCTTCCGCCTTAGCGTCTTTGAGCTTTGAGGCTAGAATTTCTTCTTTGGTGGGAGCTTTTGGGACTGGCTGATCGGCTTTCAATTGCTATGCGCAACCACTGACGAACAAGGTCAATCCGACACAGATACTTACTAGAAATCTATTGTTTTTTTCATCATTTTTTTCCATCAATTCATTGATTTCATTAACGATCGTCTGATCAGTTGAATCGTTTCCTTCTACTGGTAAGCCTTGATCCTGAAATTTTTTAATATAATTTTCGTTGACTAATTGATACTTGTCAGCCGAATTCTTAACCCACATACTTTTAGAACTCCAACCCAATGAATAACTCTTGTCAGGGTCAATGATCGTCTCACCTTCAGGGATCATGTCTTTAGTTACTTTAGTAAGGTTAACGACTAACTCCGTCCCAATTCGTGCAACCGGAAAATCTTCACGCTCTGAGAAAATTTCTTCGCTTAGCTGTTGTTCAGACAAATTAGAATTCATCCCGTCACTTAAATTGCGCCGTGTATTAAATCCCCCCTGCTGGTAAACATAGACCATCTTGCCGACTAAATCCTTGCTTTTGGCAGTTAAACCTTGATTAACGTAGATTGAAAGAATCGTAACCGCCATATTTTTTGCTTCGGGAACTTTCGTCCAGTTAGTAACCACTCCCTGAACCGTCGCCGAAGACTTTTGATCCATTTCAGCTAAATTTTTCCCGTGTCCAATCCCAAAACATTCGGTTGCTCCGTAAGTTTCTAAACTTATATTTTTGATCTCTGCCGCCTGTTTTTGTCCATCTTTTTGCGCTTTAGCTAAAATTTCAGCATAGGTGGGTTTAGCTGGCGTTTTAACGGTTGTTTGTTCTTCTGCATTTGACAAAACTGTCTTGGGTCTCAAGGCATAAACTCCCCCACCGATCACCATAACTGAGCCGCACACTCCTAAAATAATTAAATTTCTATTTTTCATTTTTAAATTCCTTTCTGGGTTTCTTTAAGTTAATTCTTTGCAGTCAAGCGATTAATTTCAGCGGTGATCTCTTGATCCCCTGCTGAATTACCTTCGACTGGTATGCCAAGTGCCTGCTCGAATTGATATTGTCCGCCTTCATTTTTGACCCATATGCTCTTTTCTCCTTGAAATAATGAATAACTTTTATTAAGATCAATGACCTTTTCGCCTTTAGGTAGCGTATTCTTACTTACTTTAGCGAGATTCAAAACGACCTCGGTTCCGATCCGCGCAACCGGAAAATCTAAACGCTCATAGAAAATTTCTTGGTTTAACTCTTGTTCAGATAAAGTGCTGCTCATCCCATTTAAGATGTTGCGCCTGGTATTGTAGCCACCCTGCTGGTATACGTAAATCGTCTTGCCAGCTAAATTCTTGCTTTTGGCGGTTAAGCCACGGTATACGTAAACTGAAAGAATTGTGACCGCAGTGTTTTTCGCATTGGGAACCTTTGTCCAGGCGGTAACAACTCCTTCGACGGTCGCTGATGATTTTTGATCCATCTCCGCAAAATTTTTAGCGTAGCCGATCCTTACTTCTGCTGGCTTATTATAAGTTTCTCGCGGAATCTGGTAAATTTTGTTCTCCTGTGTTCGACCAGATTTCCGAGCTTTCGCTAAAACTGCTAGATACTTGGTTCGAGCGGGAGTCACACCGTGCTTCACCATCTGGTTGATTTTTGCTTCTTCCTCTTGATCAGTCTTTTTTTCGGCGGGACTTAAATCGGCTGGTCGATGCAGCGTGAATTGTTTAGCTTTTGGTGTGCGATAGAAAATATTATGATCTTGAGCCGTGAAATTTGCTCTATTTGCATAACTCGGAATCTTTATAACGACTTCGGTACCCGGCGCCGCCGGATCATAACCGTTCGTTTGGACAATTGAATTGTTCTGTTTGCCGCCCGGAACTTTGATTGTCATAGTTTTCCCTTCAATCCTTGGGTCACCATCGTAAACTTTCTCTACAAAAACTTGATAGATCGTATTTTCAGATGAAAAGCTAGTCTTGGTGATCAAGCTCTTAAAGTGATTAAATGGAATTGAAACACTTGATATCGACATCGCAGTAGTATCGTCTGAAAACTGAATGGCAGTTTTATTGGTATCTTCTTCAGCCGCCTTTGGCCTTGGTGCTATACGTGGAGCACTTTTTAATTCTTCTTCGAAGGAAATTTTATTCTTAAACGCCTGAGCCCGAGCTTTTTGAAGCGCCGTTCTGGTTTTTTTTCTTTTTGTTGACTGAGTTTCTGGCTTCTTTACAGTCATTCTTGCAGCAAAAATCGTAGCGCCGACGGCAAGAAATATCACCGCCGCTGCTAAAATTGCTCGAAGTTTAAACTTAACTTTTCGTTTAGGGTGAATTTTCTGCTGCAAACTTGCTTCGATATCTTTTTGATCAAAGGAATTAAATGGTTGGTCGAACTCTTTTAAATAATTATCTAGCTGCTGATCAGTTAATTTAGTTAATGGAAGTTCATGCCTCGCACTCATTAAAGTAAATCCTCCCTTTCCATCAATTGCTGCATAATCGGTTTAATTTTCTTTTTGCCTTGATAAAGCCGATTGTTGACCTCAGTTAAACTTAAATTTAAGTTTTTACTGATCACCGCAGGTTTTAATTCCATAAAAAAACGTTCAAAACAAATTCTCTTCGTCGGCTCTGTCAGCGTTTCAAGCGCCGCAAATAAGATCTGCCAAACCAAGTCATTCTTAGCTTGCGGAGCAGGAATTGTTTCTAAAATAAAGTCGTCAGTTTCTGTCGGATCATTTTGATCACGCAATTTGTTTAAGGCCATGCTCTTAGTCAT of Xylocopilactobacillus apicola contains these proteins:
- a CDS encoding sigma-70 family RNA polymerase sigma factor; the protein is MDDQQTAAAIKNRDESVFNELVNHYSKLLWAVAYSVLGKQTSSSEVKELVTDVFWRFWQHPAKYDSTRGSLKNYLALMTKSMALNKLRDQNDPTETDDFILETIPAPQAKNDLVWQILFAALETLTEPTKRICFERFFMELKPAVISKNLNLSLTEVNNRLYQGKKKIKPIMQQLMEREDLL